The Brassica rapa cultivar Chiifu-401-42 chromosome A10, CAAS_Brap_v3.01, whole genome shotgun sequence genome segment gataatcttctctatgaCGAGatagatggagccttctccctttacaataagCAAATCCTCAAATTCTaaagtctccaatggttttcttctgtctagaatagcgtagagatgataaagagaaacataaaatatgatatatcaaagccacaggcggctgggagagaaaatatggataactagggcaaatcccgtaatgattgtagtttcctaaaaaatctctgccgctggaacactcactcggaacagtcatcaagactgttctgcgtgaaaaccaccaaattgcattgttttctgcctcttttgttccagctgatccatctcccatcaaatgcaactccagacctgtaatgactccaaaaggactaggaagactcgataaagacttgaaaactaatttaaaagcatatatacaagatgtataaaacaccatatatcagtCTCTCCCTAGAGGAGGAAGTTAATATGCCCATAATGCAAAATTTGGTTAAACAACCCATTGAACAATTATTGATGTCAACTCTTGAATTGAAGGATTGCGGAGGATGGATTCTCTACTTTGATAAGGAGGAGATGGTGAAAGATCTCTCTCGGCCCTGTCGAGAGGAAGTTTGACTAAATTTACCCATAAAGGATAATTTTAGAGGGCTTGATGATTCTAGCTTTAGACACCTCAAAGTTGCAACTAATATTGAGCATTGCCTTGAGAAagagctagttgataaagatggatTCGTGAACACAAAAACACGAAACAAATAGCTGTTGAATGAAACGCTCTGTACGTCTTGTGAGGGATCCCAAAGATAACACACTAAACACATCACGTGGTATGATAATGGTGGTAGGAGCTTTAGCAATCTCTGATTTGGTGGTGATAATGACCATTGTCTTGAACGTGAAGTAGCTATTGTTCGCCACCATAGACCAAAGTACGCCAATGGAGGGAGTGGGATCTGCAAGTCAGCAAACAAATACTCCATCGCCCGAGCAGATTGAACATCATGTGTAGAGAAACCAAGGTTCTCGAAGCTGGCGAGATCTGAACTACAACTACCAGATCTGATGCCTGGCTCACACCATAGCAAAGCAGAGCTGGTAATTCCCTTAGGGAAATGATTCATCGGACAAGGAGCCGAAGATGATGGTAAAAGCCGGTGAGAGTTTAGGTCCGTACATTGGAAGGACCTTAAACAAGAAAAGCAAGCAATAGCAATCGACAGTTTCACATAAGCAGAGAGGTCACTAGATGAAGTAATCAAGCACCTCCACAGAGGAACAAACACAAACCTCGTCCATACAAGTTGAGGAAAGGCGCCTGAGTAAATTTCATCACGGCTTTCACCCGAGAAGTAGTTATCAGCCATAGCTAGAAAGGCGATGGGAGTCGCCGAGCAGAATaccaacaaccacaaagatagcaTCACAGAGAGCAACTATGGTTATGTTTCCGTCTCAGATGAGATCTCCACCCAACAAGCaacaacatatttaaaaaagGACAAAAGAGGCACAAAAGATGTGAGAAGAATAGAGAGACtaacaggaagaagaagaaaatggaagGGAGGACCGGGCGCCAGCGAGATCCCGCCTTACCGGCGCCGGAGAAGGTGAAGTTTGCTTCGTGTATCGTGCCTTTTGAGAGTGGCTAGGGCTTTCAACCTTCTTGAAAATTATAAGTTTAACATATTacatctcattttaattatttttaagacttcatatgtacaaaagaaaaatttagttTTGCGGCTGATACAAATTATCAAAACCAAATAGGCAACATCGATTGTATAATGACGGAAGAATattaggttttctgctctcgatttgtttactattgactctccataagaccataagtgatttcattttctacttctATAGAATTGTGTTTTCGTTCTCGTCTTTCTTTCATTGATAtgagttaagtttctttttttaacttattttatgaatttagtgaattacataagtgtcagttaaaaaaaaatggacatctgtaaaaattaatTTCACTTCATATAGAATAGTTAATgaggttgtttaatttattttaataagttaaaatttaaaaaaatgatagaggataaactaatttttaacaaatttttattattcaaaatcattaattgtcatatatactttagccacattaggtaattccgtgatttttatttaaggaaacaatgaataacatttatgattaatttatggttagttatataaaaaacttattatatatttatatggaccaacatatttttctaaggattctaaaaatgattgtggtgatgacgtgtggctacaaaaaaatattattatgcttctcttttaatatatagaagaTGTGATATGTATATGTCGCTGTCTTACAAAGTATTAAAAACACGAGTATTTCACATCACATAGTATCCCAagacgatttttttttttaaagcaagagatatttattggataattttttgttataagtgaaagaccatctctaatggtttactttaaaatttttaatctcAAAATAAATTTGTGATTTGGTCGAATAATTTCTCTCAGATTTTCTTCAGTTATCAATGTACTAATTTCCACTTTTTATTTATCACTAATAACACCCTATATTTGATATGATTTAAAACtatattcatttatttaaatatttaaaattttacctaACATATGACGTTATTAAAATAACCATTTATTAcgttaattaaattaaatattcacaaacaaaaaacaatataGTTTTATTCAAACAACACTATTACTAGTTTTTACAGATAATTAATCAAAGTATGTATGtgttttttctaattttgtatTATTCATGTGTTTCTAATGTTACTATTTTATTgttctatttttatttgttatatttaacaATTGAATTATAAATTGATCCTTAactatttaatcaatttttattgATAATTATATTTGCATAAGTAATAACAATCAAAACCGTAGGTGAGTATTCAAATAAAGGAGAGCATCTTGCGCCATGTCAAGGCGGAGGCTGCGGATTCGAGCCCGTCATTCCCAACTCGAAGAAGATTTGAAGTTTGTTCATAGGGGTCTCCAGTCATGCGGAAAGCCGCACAATAGCAACAGGCACGCTGTTCTAGTCTTTGCAGCCACTTGCGCTAGAATTTTTAAAGAGCTTAATCAGCATATAAATATCAGATAATAAGCTAAAACACTTTTTGTGGAAAATGATGTCGAAGGCTCTTGCAACAGGGTCAAACCTACTAAGAAGACATGTTGTTAGAGATGGTCAATGCAGGAGATGTTGTTTGGAAGTGGAAACAGAGAAACATATTTTCTTTGATTGTCCTTATGGCCAACAAATTTGGAGGAGATCAGGTATATCGAACAACATCATTAATAATCTGAATGCTACTTTTGAAGAGAAGATAAACGCATGTCTACAATACTCAACTTCAACAAGGCTTACACACTATCTGAATCTCCCGATTTGGATACTTTGGAGGATTTGGAAAAGTAGGAATCTCCTTATATTTCAGCATAGAGGAATCTACTGGGAAAGTATTATACAACAAGCTCAACAAGACGCTCGAGAATGGAGAAAATATGGTATTGAAGATACAAATATCAATATCACTAATGATCGAAGGCGCTCAACAAATATCTGGAAAACCCCTTCTCAAGACTGGCTAAAGTGTAACGTGGATGGCACTTTTTCAAACCAAAGAAATATGAGCTCAGCTGGATGGGTCATCAGAGATGAAAATGGGACTTTCATAGGGGCGGGACAGGCCTTGGGTAATCAAGCTTATAATGCGTTGGAAAGTGAAATGCAAGCTCTTATCATGGCTATGCAATATTGTTGGAGTCATGGATATAGGAAGATACAGTTTGAGAGTGACTACAGGAAGTTGATTGCTCTGCTCAATAATGAAGACTTACATTTTGCTGGATATAACTGGATACGTGATATCAATTGGTGGAAGCAACAATTTGAAGCAACATCGTTCACATGGATTGGAAGAGATGGTAACCAAGTAGCTGACTGTCTTGCAAAACAAGgacttaataataataataggcTGTTTGTATCTCATTTCTACGTACCTAACTTTATTACTCACTTGTTGCACCATGATCATATTCGAtcacaaaattaatatatgaagtttcgagtaaaaaaaaaaaaatatcagataataaaagttttaataagCAAGGAGAGAAGGATATATATACGTAGGTGAAACAAACTTGGTCTTTTAAAGTGGGTCGTAAAGCCTTAATGAAATGGAAGGCCATTAAGAACATATGGGCTTAGAAAGTTGAAAAGTTTTGCATGTGTTTGTAGGTGAAACAAAGAGGGTTGGGCCATAAATCATTAATAAAAGAAAGGCCCATATAGAATAAAGAATATGGGCTTATTATAAGTGGCAAAGCTCACAAAACCGAAACTTGGAAGGATCAAAAAATCTGAAGCTAATATGGTTTGTGAATCAATCCCCTCCTAGCTAGCTAGTGCTGCTTGGATCTCCCCGAAACCCAAACCCCATCATCTCTCGTCCCCTAGCAAGGATTTCAGATCTGGAATCGCCATGGTGATGAACCCGTCCAAGGTCGCAGGCCATGCCCGGTTCTTACTCGAGAGCTTTAGCGATTCCGAAGTTGATTCAATCGCCCAAGAGATCTGTCAGGTAGTTCTCCCGAAGTTGCGAAATTGTTTATATCTATCTATATCTatatgaatgaatgaatgaatgaatgaatgggCAGCTGGTTGAGTATGGTGTTGAGACAAGCATTCCAGTTCTCAAGACATGCTTAGATTGCTTCGCCGCCCGTCGAAGCCATCCTAATACCTCGCAGCTTGAGAAACTAATATCCTTGGTCTTTAAACGTGTCCTGAAACACTCTAATCTCATTTCTCACGCCCTTCAAGATGTCGAGGTCACTGATGAGTTCGTGGCTGATTTGACTAATGCTCTCGACTTTTCAATCTCTGACAAAATTAGCTTTGCTCTGTCTCTAGCCGAGTCTGATGATGCAAACGCAGCTGGTAAGCAGCTcccttctttctttttgttttactttttacCTTTTTGATGATTGCTTTGCTTTTTGTAGGTCGAAACTTATTATTGGCCATGATTGAGCAACTGTGTGCCAATTCTGCCCAGATTGAGTCAACCGAGCAAGTTCagaatattcttttgtttcTCCAGACATCTGAGGACCTCTCCACCCATCTTACTTCCTTCTTACAGATTTTGTCTTCTACTCAACCCAAAGATGACTTCTCTTTTGCTCTTACTCCTATCCTTTCTCAACAGCTTCACCAAGCTGATGTTTTAAGGTGCCGCTTTTGGGCTGCCCTCCTCTCTTCACTCCTTATGTCCAGCTTCTGACTCTCTACGCTTTTCTCTTGTGCTGTAGGAGCATCGATTTTCACACTGAGTTTGATTCTATCTTAGCTGAAATCGACAAGGAAATTTCTGTTGGAGATCTTATGGGAGAATTAGGTTGTGGTGTTACTGCTGATGCACAACAATGCAGAGATATCTTGTCTAGTTTCGCACCATTAACAGAGGCTACTATCTCAAGGATTCTTGCTAATGTTGCTCGTACCTGTGCTGATCTCGAAGATAACCACACCACCTTTTCAACATTTAGTCTGGTCCTTGGTTGCTGCATTCCCACTGAACTTTCCACTCCAATGTCGTGGAGTGTTGACATCTTAATTGAGACAATCAAGCAACTTGTAACTTATCTAATTCCCTTTATACTTTGTCTAATCAATATCTTTGATAACTTCAGAACTCATTTCAGTCTTttgattattcttttttttgtgtgtgtgcaTAATCCTCTTACTTTATCAGTGGATAATGAAGCATCTACATCATTTGTTAATTGTTATTTGGTTCAtgctcttaattttttttttgctaaagcaGGCTCCTGGCACAAGCTGGAGGAAAGTAATCGAGAATCTTGACCATAGTGGATTTGATATCCCCAATAAGGAGTCTTTCTCGTTTTTCATGCGGCTATATAAAACTGCTTCCCAGGTGTGTTCTCATACGGTCTAATCTGAATGTTCAAAATACGTTGTTTCCACTTCCACTGTTGTTTGGGGGTATAAAACTGAATTCTTGCAGGACCCGTTTCCTCTTGATGCTGTATGCGGTTCTGTCTGGAAAAATGTGGAAGGTCAAATATCGTTTCTTAAATATGCAATAGCATCCCCACCAGAAGTATTCACCTTTATGCATTCTCCCAGGAAGCTGGTGAGATACCACGCGTCTGTGTTTAGAGCCCGTTCTCCGTTGATACTGTCACTATTCTGACCATCTGTTTTCCAGGTATATATTGACGATAACATGCACAGCCATGAGCATCAATTAGGACTTTCCAATGAAGCATGGCTATCTCTCGATCTCTTAGATGTCTTATGCCAACTAGCTGAGAGAGGTCATACTGTTTTAGTTAGTTCGCTGCTCCAGTATCCACTCGCACAGTGTCCCAAAACCTTGCTTACTGGAATGACACACATCAAAGTAATTCTCCATGACTGTTGGTGATGTATGCTCGTAACCTTGACCTTTTTTTTGGCTAAGTATGCTTGTCCTCTGGTTGCAGACTGCCTATAATCTCATTCAGCGAGAGGTTGTTTCTGCTATTCTTCCAGTGATAATTACGAACTCACAGGATAGTGGTTTTATCCTTAATCTTTGGCATCAGAATACTGAGCTTGTTCTGTGGGGGATTTTAAAGGCCCAAAATCTAAAAGCAGACCGCATACTCAATTTAATTGATATCTGCCATGAACTGAAGGTGAGtgtatttgaataaaaatgtgTGACTGTGACTTAGCTAAGGTGATTTGTTTCTTACATTAGCGTCTCTGTATCTATGAACTAatctttggattttttttaatatatttcagGTTCTTTCTGTTGTTTTAGAATCGGTTCCAATCTCATTCAGCATCAGATTGGCAGTCCTTGCCTCACTGAGAGGCTATTTGGACATCGAGAACTGGTTGCCAAACGTTCTATGTGTGTATAAAGACCTCTTTGCGGAGGTTATTTATTCTTTTCACATTCAAAACTCTATTACTTTAATTCCTGTAGAGATGAGACGATACCTAACATGTAAAATTAATGTTTTCCATGTTCAGGAATGTCTCAAGTTTGTCAAAAATGTGCATTTTAGCGAATCAGAGGATTTTACTTCCCAACATTTCCATCCTTCTGATCCGTTATCAGATGTTCATTTGGATGCAACGACTTCGCTTTTGAAAGTTAGTTAGGATCCTTTATTTAGCTCGTCTGTTACTTCGTGGCTATTGGGATTAATTTGCTTGAACATGTATTGCAGGTTTTGAAAGCTCATGACAATGTGATAACTTCATCTCAACTGGTCGATGAGATAGAAAAGGTCAATGCAGCAATCTTGGATTGTAATTCTAAACTGCAGAATGGTGAGGCTAAAGTTTCATCAGCTTCGAATGCATATGGAGACGATATTGAGGCAGAAGCGAACGCTTATTTCCATCAAATGTTTTCGGGTCAGTTGAGTGTTGATGCAATGGTTCAAATGCTTTCGCGATACAAGGACTCCTCGGTTCAAAGGTTTGATAATGTCAAACTATACATATTTGAGAAATTTAATCTATCTTATCAAATTTGCCCGGCTTCTCATGCAATAGGAAACTCACGAGGTTTTCTTTTGACAGggaaaaatcaatttttgattgCATGATTGCTAATCTGTTCGAGGAATATCGTTTTTTCCCCAAGTATCCCGAGAGGCAGCTAAAAATAGCCTCCATCCTTTTTGGTGAGTGGTCTTCTAAGTGATACCATGATTTACTTTATGTAGTGGGAGGATACCATGCTATGTTTACCTGTTCATGCGATCGTGTGTTGTCCTCAACATTTATTAGCGTACCATAACAAGCGCGATCACTTGGCAAGTTATGCGAGATGATGATGTTTCAGAAGAATTTCCTGAATTTGGAAATTACCAGTGACATGTTGTTTGAGCAACTCCTTTCAGTTTGTATTGTCGTCGTTATATTCTCTTTAACTTGTTGCGACTTTTACAATTTCCAGGCTCTGTTATCAAGCACCAGCTTATAAGTTCTCTCACACTTGGGATGGCACTGCGTTTAGTCTTGGATTCTTTGCGTAAACCTGCAGATTCAAAAGTATGCATTGTCCTATGGTTTAATTCTGTCTTCCGGCTTTCTACTGTAAAAGATCTGTCATCTTGTTTCTTTCCTGATTCATGCAGATGTTTCTGTTTGGAAGCAAAGCTCTGGAACAGTTCGTGAATCGTCTGGTTGAATTGCCTCAGTACTGTAACCATATTTTGCAAATATCTCATCTGCGTAGCACTCACCCCGAGTTAGTCACTGTTATTGAACAAGCACTTTCAAGGATATCATCTGGTAATTTAGAATCAGAGGCAGTTTCGAACCCTGGTCCTTCACAGTCTTTCCCTGGAAATGGCGAGGTATATTGTTGATATCAAGATTTTCTTTTGACTGTTTTCGCTGCTCTACCACATTTTGATATCTTCTTAGAAGTTGATTAAATTATCTTTTGGAAGAGGAAAGTAAAATGCTTTATCCTTTCTATTTTTAGTCTCATGCCTTTCAATTTCCAGTTCTTTAGCCGTTATGTAAATAGATACTGTAAGCGTCTGGTCTGGCTAAGCGTCTGGTCTGGCTTAAATCTTTCTTAAACCGTGAATGGTCTTTCCGAAAATTAACGCATTGTTTGTTTATATGTTGTCAGTTTAGTGGTTCTGGAATTGGCCAGTCTGCTCTCCAACTTCCTTTACCTGTACAGTCTCAACAGAAAAATGAAGTGCACATTAATGACAACAGCAGAGTGCCAAGTGTGCCATCTATCGAAGCAAAGACACTTCTGCCCTCTTCATCTACTACTTCCGCTGATGTTTCTGTCATTCCTAAGGTGATCACTTTTCtcgtctaattttttttatggctGTGGGTTGGTTGGAGGAGCTTTCATTTAATCTCGCTAGTTATCCTTGCAGAATCCTGGTATTTCGACTTCTTCATTAACTTCAGCTGGTATTGTTCGTCCCGCTCGTGGAGCCACTTCGACAAGTAATCTCCAGTTGACTTTAATTGTATAACTATTCTTTCAAATATGATAAGAAATGTTAGTAATAGTCCCGATTATCACAGGGTTTGGGTCTGCTTTGAACATAGAGACCCTGGTTGCAGCAGCAGAGAGAAGGGAAAACGCAATAGAGGTAGTTGCTTTGCTGTGCATTACATTTGGAGTTGCTTGCTTTTGGTTACATTGCATAATGAATTGTCAATATGCCAGCTGCCGACAATATAGTATGAGTGACAAGAATAAGTCTTTCTTTTTTCCAGATTCCACCTTCAGATGTTCAGGACAAAATTTCTTTCATAATCAATAATATCTCTACAGCCAATATTGAATCCAAGGGGAAAGAGTTCGCTGAGATTTTGCCTCAACAGTACTATCCCTGGTTCGCTCAGTATATGGTTATGAAAAGGTACAGAATAGTTGTGTGTGTATGTTTGCAATTTATGTGAGGTTTGCCGTCTGATCTTATTGTTTTTTCTGCATGTGTAGAGCGAGCATTGAGCCCAATTTTCATGATTTGTACTTGAAATTCTTGGACAAAGTTGATTCCAAGCTGTTGTTTAAGGAGATACTTCAAAATACTTACGAAAATTGCAAGGTAAATACAATCGATTCGTTGTGATGGGTCTTGGGTGTTCATTCTGTTTAGCAATTTTTTtacttctttattttctttggtTTTCAGGTTCTCTTGGGTTCAGAGCTCATaaagtcaagttcggaagagcGATCTCTGCTCAAAAATTTAGGCAGTTGGCTTGGAAAATTGACCATTGGAAGGAATTATGTTTTGAGGGCGCGAGAAATTGATCCAAAATCCTTAATTGTGGaggtattttcttatattttcgtcaaaatataataattattcaTTCTTTTGTGTTAATTGTGTCAGTTTGTAGATAGtgaaaaaaaatttcttcattTGCAGGCATATGAAAAAGGGTTGATGATTGCAGTCATTCCATTTACTTCAAAGGTTGGTGATGGTTGATTAGTTTTCCTAGCTGTTTTAGGGTTGATGGCCTGAATTTTAATTTGCGGTTACTACAGGTTCTGGAGCCATGCCAAATGAGTATTGCGTATCAGCCTCCCAATCCTTGGACAATGGCTATACTCGGGTTGCTCGCTGAGATTTATTCAATGCCGAACCTTAAAATGAATCTGAAGTTTGACATAGAGGTATCTGTTTTATTAATGACTATAGTAAGCATCAGCGAGCTGTCTTGCATCGTTTCTCTTATTCTATTTCAGTGTTTAGTTCTCATCTGATCTTTCTCTTCAGGTTTTATTCAAGAACCTTGGTGTTGATTTGAAGGAAGTAGCGCCGACTTCCCTTCTAAAGGACCGGAAGAGAGAAATAGATGGGAATCCTGATTTTAGCAACAAAGATCTTGGAGTAACACATATATCTCAACCACAGATAATCCAAGAGCCGAAAACAATTTCTCCTCTTAAGCAAATAGACCTGCCTCTGGATGTTGCAGATTCACCTAATACAGACGATTCCTCGAAGTTATTATCACAGGTTATATTATGTGTACTATTTGTTATTGACCTGGTGTCAGTTTTTAGTTATCAACAATATTTAGCCCCTTGCTTTTTATCTTTTCAGTATGTAGCCCCTCAACGTGTATATACTAATACTTTGATGGAAGACGAAAAAGTTTCCCATTTAGGCTTGTCTGATCAGCTTCCATCACCTCAAGGACTGTTCCCGTCAACTCCATCCCCATTGTTTTCTATTAGCCAGGTACGATTATCATTCTAAGAATGTCGATCaaagttattatatatttacttggTTCAAACCTTTTCTACTAACAATATGATGGCCAGCAGCTGTCAGCAGCACTTCCCAATATTGGAAATCATGTTGTTATTAATCAGAAATTAAGCGGATTTGCTCTGCACTTCCCATTTCATAGGTTTGTGACTAATGATCTCCTACTGGTTAAATCATTATACTCATTTGCTAGGCCTTCATGGTACTTTTTTTGACATCCGAAACTTAAATCCATTTTCAGAGTGGTACCACTTGCCATGGACAGAGCTATCAAGGAGATTGTGTCTGGTATTGTTCAGCGAAGTGTATGTGTTGCTTGCCAAACAACAAAAGAACTTGTGCTGAAGGTTGTTCATCTGAACttgtatatcttttttttttttttttggggggggggggggggggggggggggcacgAACCTTGAGTTCCTTTATGCTCGTCTCAAATACTTTCTTTATTTCCTATTTGTCAGTTTTAAGATCAGATTTGAAGTATttcgtatattttttttgttgcatcTCTTTTTCGCTTAACCAGAGTATCTCCAGAGTTTGGATTTTGTTTATTAATCGTAgattcatttttcttctttgactCCAGGATTATACCTTGGAACCAGATGAGACACGTATATATAATGCGGCTCACTTGATGGTTGCTAGTCTAGCTGGGAGTTTGGCCCATGTGACGTGCAAGGTTGTCCCTGCTTATGAGGCTTGGATTCTTAAGATCTGTGCTTACATCTCGTTTTTTCTGCCATGTTACACTACGCCGACGAgctctatttttcttt includes the following:
- the LOC103844691 gene encoding CCR4-NOT transcription complex subunit 1 isoform X2, which produces MVMNPSKVAGHARFLLESFSDSEVDSIAQEICQLVEYGVETSIPVLKTCLDCFAARRSHPNTSQLEKLISLVFKRVLKHSNLISHALQDVEVTDEFVADLTNALDFSISDKISFALSLAESDDANAAGRNLLLAMIEQLCANSAQIESTEQVQNILLFLQTSEDLSTHLTSFLQILSSTQPKDDFSFALTPILSQQLHQADVLRSIDFHTEFDSILAEIDKEISVGDLMGELGCGVTADAQQCRDILSSFAPLTEATISRILANVARTCADLEDNHTTFSTFSLVLGCCIPTELSTPMSWSVDILIETIKQLAPGTSWRKVIENLDHSGFDIPNKESFSFFMRLYKTASQDPFPLDAVCGSVWKNVEGQISFLKYAIASPPEVFTFMHSPRKLVYIDDNMHSHEHQLGLSNEAWLSLDLLDVLCQLAERGHTVLVSSLLQYPLAQCPKTLLTGMTHIKTAYNLIQREVVSAILPVIITNSQDSGFILNLWHQNTELVLWGILKAQNLKADRILNLIDICHELKVLSVVLESVPISFSIRLAVLASLRGYLDIENWLPNVLCVYKDLFAEECLKFVKNVHFSESEDFTSQHFHPSDPLSDVHLDATTSLLKVLKAHDNVITSSQLVDEIEKVNAAILDCNSKLQNGEAKVSSASNAYGDDIEAEANAYFHQMFSGQLSVDAMVQMLSRYKDSSVQREKSIFDCMIANLFEEYRFFPKYPERQLKIASILFGSVIKHQLISSLTLGMALRLVLDSLRKPADSKMFLFGSKALEQFVNRLVELPQYCNHILQISHLRSTHPELVTVIEQALSRISSGNLESEAVSNPGPSQSFPGNGEFSGSGIGQSALQLPLPVQSQQKNEVHINDNSRVPSVPSIEAKTLLPSSSTTSADVSVIPKNPGISTSSLTSAGIVRPARGATSTRFGSALNIETLVAAAERRENAIEIPPSDVQDKISFIINNISTANIESKGKEFAEILPQQYYPWFAQYMVMKRASIEPNFHDLYLKFLDKVDSKLLFKEILQNTYENCKVLLGSELIKSSSEERSLLKNLGSWLGKLTIGRNYVLRAREIDPKSLIVEAYEKGLMIAVIPFTSKVLEPCQMSIAYQPPNPWTMAILGLLAEIYSMPNLKMNLKFDIEVLFKNLGVDLKEVAPTSLLKDRKREIDGNPDFSNKDLGVTHISQPQIIQEPKTISPLKQIDLPLDVADSPNTDDSSKLLSQYVAPQRVYTNTLMEDEKVSHLGLSDQLPSPQGLFPSTPSPLFSISQLSAALPNIGNHVVINQKLSGFALHFPFHRVVPLAMDRAIKEIVSGIVQRSVCVACQTTKELVLKDYTLEPDETRIYNAAHLMVASLAGSLAHVTCKEPLRTSISGHLRNSLQGMNIKNEALEQIVQLVTNDNLDLGCAAIEQAATEKAIQTIDADIDQQLSLRKKHRDGAGSSLFDPNMLSQNSVSFIPESLRPKPGHLSLSQQRVYEDFVQLPWQKQTTQTSHGLSAASSSSGDVGLSSSYGPASGKSASDFLSSARNARMDNVSQPLDISVEGFESPPVSLLSSQVDPAVDTAGLQFSKSLSTSELSLVESSDTAMKETGASLQTLTSAATMERLGGNNIIQPSLSTRDALEKYHIVTQKMEDLVANIAGDDEIQAVVSEVPEIILRCISRDEAALAVAQKAFKALYDNASSNLHVSANLAILVAVRDVCKRVVKELTSWVIYSEEERKLNKDITIGLIQRELLNLAEYNVHMAKYLDGGRNKSATDFSISLLQSLVTEESSVISELHSLVDALAKLSSKYGSPESLQQLIDIIRNPVTNTSDHSNSAIGIENNDKQSKDKKVVCNTTANTEENTNLEFVESESAGFRSRVSTLFESWYQICEVSGANETACSQYVLHLHETGLLKGDNTTESFFRILLELSVAHCISSEEISSGAVQSPQQAQSPSFLIIDIYAKLVFSILKYLPEQESSSKLFLLSEIMAVTVRSIQKDAEDKKTSLNPRPYFRLFINWLLDLCSLDPGTDGANFQVLSAFANAFHALQPLKIPAFSFAWLELVSHRSFMPKLLTVNGQKGWPYVQRLLVDLLQFLEPFLRNAELGGPVNFLYKGTLRVLLVLLHDFPEFLCDYHFTFCDVIPSSCIQMRNIILSSFPRNMRLPDPSTPNLKIDLLPEIVEAPCILSEVDAALKAKQMKNDVDEYLALRQQNSAYLSELKQKLLLPSSEASSAGTRYSVPLINSLVLYTGIQAIQQLQAGETQAQNVVALHMFKYLSMELDTEGRYLFLNAIANQLRYPNNHTHYFSFIMLYLFFESDQEIVQEQITRVLLERLIVNRPHPWGLLITFIELIKNPRYGFWKQAFIRCAPEIEKLFESVARSCGGLKPPDEGMVSGWVSDNSH